A region from the Rhinoderma darwinii isolate aRhiDar2 chromosome 2, aRhiDar2.hap1, whole genome shotgun sequence genome encodes:
- the LOC142741011 gene encoding cyclin-dependent kinase 5 activator 1-like, whose translation MGKAFSCCKPVPDVKSKVRVTRHEDTQRTKNGKHHHEPSNSCKYSITPVISADLKENLTTTKPPSVKMDSEYPVLKDQVSTQQQQIFIVPQRIILHTYTKKILKCLADFLCRRCFQLYHLSPIDIVEWITSIDRQLILQGWQGQGFLTSGTVVFLYMLCRDVISSEIRSEKELKATLLTCLYVSYCYMGHQISYPLGPFLVDGRKETFWYQCLSIIVHMSSKMMRLNTDPKYYSQMFVSLRAEGRQANENLLMSGLPGMMAREESTHGSGYTLYP comes from the coding sequence ATGGGGAAAGCTTTCAGCTGCTGCAAGCCGGTTCCCGATGTAAAGAGCAAAGTAAGAGTGACCCGCCATGAAGACACACAGAGAACAAAGAACGGAAAACACCACCATGAACCAAGTAACAGTTGCAAGTATAGTATTACGCCAGTCATCAGTGCTGATCTGAAGGAGAATCTGACAACTACTAAGCCACCAAGCGTCAAGATGGACTCAGAATATCCAGTCCTCAAAGATCAAGTGTCCACTCAACAGCAACAAATATTTATTGTTCCACAGCGCATCATACTACACACATACACCAAGAAGATTCTAAAATGTTTAGCGGACTTTCTGTGCCGGAGATGCTTCCAGCTGTACCACCTTTCCCCAATAGATATAGTAGAGTGGATAACAAGCATAGACAGACAACTTATCCTTCAAGGATGGCAGGGCCAAGGATTTTTAACATCAGGCACTGTGGTGTTCCTGTACATGCTTTGCCGAGATGTCATTTCTTCCGAGATAAGAAGTGAGAAAGAACTAAAGGCAACCTTGTTAACATGCTTGTATGTGTCATATTGCTATATGGGACACCAGATCTCCTACCCACTAGGTCCCTTCCTTGTAGACGGCAGAAAGGAGACCTTTTGGTACCAATGTCTGTCCATCATTGTACACATGAGCTCAAAGATGATGCGTCTCAATACTGACCCAAAGTATTACAGTCAGATGTTTGTGAGCCTTAGAGCTGAAGGAAGACAAGCAAACGAAAATCTTCTGATGAGTGGACTACCGGGAATGATGGCCAGAGAGGAAAGTACACACGGATCAGGCTACACTTTATATCCCTGA
- the LOC142741012 gene encoding cyclin-dependent kinase 5 activator 1-like: protein MGKAFSCCKPVPDVKSKIRVTRHEDTQRTKNGKHHHEPSNSCKYSITPVISADLKENLTTTKPPSVKMDSEYPVLKDQVSTQQQQIFIVPQRIILHTYTKKILKCLADFLCRRCFQLYHLSPIDIVEWITSIDRQLILQGWQGQGFLTSGTVVFLYMLCRDVISSEIRSEKELKATLLTCLYVSYCYMGHQISYPLGPFLVDGRKETFWYQCLSIIVHMSSKMMRLNTDPKYYSQMFVSLRAEGRQANENLLMSGLPGMMAREESTHGSGYTLYP, encoded by the coding sequence ATGGGGAAAGCTTTCAGCTGCTGCAAGCCGGTTCCCGATGTAAAGAGCAAAATAAGAGTGACCCGCCATGAAGACACACAGAGAACAAAGAACGGAAAACACCACCATGAACCAAGTAACAGTTGCAAGTATAGTATTACTCCAGTCATCAGTGCTGATCTGAAGGAGAATCTGACAACTACTAAGCCACCAAGCGTCAAGATGGACTCAGAATATCCAGTCCTCAAAGATCAAGTGTCCACTCAACAGCAACAAATATTTATTGTTCCACAGCGCATCATACTACACACATACACCAAGAAGATTCTAAAATGTTTAGCAGACTTTCTGTGCCGGAGATGCTTCCAGCTGTATCACCTTTCCCCAATAGATATAGTAGAGTGGATAACAAGCATAGACAGACAACTTATCCTTCAAGGATGGCAGGGCCAAGGATTTTTAACATCAGGCACTGTGGTGTTCCTGTACATGCTTTGCCGAGATGTCATTTCTTCCGAGATAAGAAGTGAGAAAGAACTAAAGGCAACCTTGTTAACATGCTTGTATGTGTCATATTGCTATATGGGACACCAGATCTCCTACCCACTAGGTCCCTTCCTTGTAGACGGCAGAAAGGAGACCTTTTGGTACCAATGTCTGTCCATCATTGTACACATGAGCTCAAAGATGATGCGTCTCAATACTGACCCAAAGTATTACAGTCAGATGTTTGTGAGCCTTAGAGCTGAAGGAAGACAAGCAAACGAAAATCTTCTGATGAGTGGACTACCGGGAATGATGGCCAGAGAGGAAAGTACACACGGATCAGGCTACACTTTATATCCCTGA